The segment TGGTTAGGTGGCATGCTGACTAACTGGAAAACTGTTCGTCAGTCAATCAAGCGTCTGAAAGATCTGGAGACTCAGTCTCAGGATGGTACTTTCGACAAACTGACCAAGAAAGAAGCACTGATGCGTGCGCGTGAACTGGCCAAGCTGGAAAACAGCCTGGGCGGTATCAAAGACATGGGCGGCCTGCCAGACGCGCTGTTCGTTGTTGATGCCGATCACGAACATATCGCAATCAAAGAAGCAAACAACCTGGGTATCCCGGTATTTGCTATCGTTGATACCAACTCTGATCCAGATGGCGTTGATTTCGTTATCCCAGGTAACGACGATGCGATCCGTGCTGTAAGCCTGTACCTGACTGCCGTTGCGACTACCGTTCGCGAAGGCCGCTCTCAGGACCTGGCTGAGCAAGCTGAAGAAGCGTCTTTAGAAAACGCTTAATAAGGTTTGCTCTGCATAAGAGCCCTTAGCATTCAGATGTGATCTGTAAGGGGCCTGTACTGGCCCCTTTATTTTATCTAAGTCTGTCACGCTCCCAACCGGACGGCGGGACAGAAAAATTTTCCGCAAATAAGTGTCTGCTGGTGCAAACGTACACAGGCACGAACCGAGGATTCTGGAATGGCTGACATTACCGCTGCATTGGTAAAAGAACTGCGTGAGCGTACTGGCGCTGGCATGATGGACTGCAAAAAAGCGCTGACTGAAGCGAACGGCGACATTGAGCTGGCGATTGAGAACATGCGTAAGTCTGGCGCAATCAAAGCAGCGAAAAAAGCAGGCAACGTTGCTGCTGATGGCGTAATCAAAACCAAGATCGTTGGCGACTACGGCGTGATTCTGGAAGTTAACTGCCAGACTGACTTCGTGGCAAAAGATGGCGGTTTCCAGGCATTCGCAGACAAAGTTCTGGAAGCAGCTGCTGCCGGTCGCGTTACCGACGTTGAAGTTCTGAAAGCGCAGTTCGAAGAAGAGCGCGTTGCACTGGTTGCTAAAATCGGTGAGAACATCAACATCCGTCGCGTTGCAATTCTGGAAGGCGCAGAGCTGGGCAGCTACCTGCACGGCGCACGTATCGGCGTTCTGGTTTCCG is part of the Pantoea sp. Ep11b genome and harbors:
- the rpsB gene encoding 30S ribosomal protein S2 produces the protein MATVSMRDMLQAGVHFGHQTRYWNPKMKPFIFGARNKVHIINLEKTVPMFNEALAELNKIASRKGKILIVGTKRAAAEAVKESALSCDQFFVNHRWLGGMLTNWKTVRQSIKRLKDLETQSQDGTFDKLTKKEALMRARELAKLENSLGGIKDMGGLPDALFVVDADHEHIAIKEANNLGIPVFAIVDTNSDPDGVDFVIPGNDDAIRAVSLYLTAVATTVREGRSQDLAEQAEEASLENA
- the tsf gene encoding translation elongation factor Ts, whose translation is MADITAALVKELRERTGAGMMDCKKALTEANGDIELAIENMRKSGAIKAAKKAGNVAADGVIKTKIVGDYGVILEVNCQTDFVAKDGGFQAFADKVLEAAAAGRVTDVEVLKAQFEEERVALVAKIGENINIRRVAILEGAELGSYLHGARIGVLVSATGANEDLIKQIAMHVAASKPEFVKPEDVSADVVEKEYQVQLDIAMQSGKPKEIAEKMVEGRMKKFTGEVSLTGQAFVIDPSKTVGQALKEQGADVINFIRFEVGEGIEKVESDFAAEVAAMSKQS